One part of the Tunicatimonas pelagia genome encodes these proteins:
- a CDS encoding TonB-dependent receptor, whose amino-acid sequence MAQLIPTSQISLLIILWMTVTSVQAQLLRGTITDEGGEPLAGATVIVKNTTRGTATDLNGQYSLNQLPVGQHTLVISYLGYQTQQQTITLSSQEVKEVSVQLTETSGALADEVIVTATRTARAIDEVPVPAQVITGEQIERIGALRLNEVLQEQTGLQMISDHGAGLQMQGLDSDYILILIDGEPVIGRTAGTVDLTRLTVNNIERIEIIRGPSSSLYGSEAMAGVVNIITSGNEPGWNGSLGSQFRSFGTWDTQAEAGYRNDRLSVRMFANRLRSDGYDLNEETVSQTVSPYEALTFGPKVSYRINDRLNLRISSRFYQESNEDEGDVDVAPGSDIMLERIDSKNVLTDWNVLPILEYQPSDRHKMQIRHYITGYATETDETYQRDGQTFNYTTFDQFFQRSEAQYDWYVSDQHIITGGGGHLTERVEATRYDDVNRFYSTYGFAQYQWQPTARWNVVAGGRYDIHSDYADRFSPKLAVGYEALDWLSLQASFGGGYKAPDFRQLLLNFTNARVGYSVLGSRIVEEEFAEFEQRGEIKQVLIDPATVEEIQAESSLAYNLGVRLKRSDQLRWQVNLFRNDIRNLIDTAPIAIKTNDQNIVSYFNFDEVLTQGVETQVDYEPYPSWAFSISYQYLDTRDKEAYRRVENGEVFRRNADNRTVQVTTADYGGLINRSRHSGNAKLFYTNSRHNFDISLRGIYRGRWGVGDFDGSGVLDADSEYADGYWLVNLAARKHFGDWLTLEAGANNLTDQTNPFEPALAGRTFFAGLQVNFVKPNL is encoded by the coding sequence ATGGCACAACTGATACCTACTAGTCAGATTAGCCTGCTGATTATACTATGGATGACCGTAACGTCCGTTCAGGCTCAGTTGCTACGCGGGACGATAACCGATGAAGGCGGGGAGCCACTGGCTGGGGCGACAGTCATTGTAAAAAACACCACGAGGGGTACTGCTACAGATTTAAATGGTCAATATTCCTTAAACCAATTGCCTGTTGGGCAACATACCCTAGTTATATCCTATTTGGGCTATCAAACTCAGCAGCAGACAATTACACTCTCGTCACAGGAAGTAAAAGAAGTATCGGTGCAACTCACCGAAACATCAGGTGCGCTAGCAGACGAAGTTATCGTAACAGCTACCCGTACTGCCCGGGCTATTGATGAAGTACCCGTACCCGCTCAGGTGATTACCGGCGAGCAGATTGAGCGTATTGGGGCACTACGGCTCAACGAAGTATTGCAGGAGCAAACTGGCTTGCAGATGATCTCCGACCACGGGGCGGGCTTGCAGATGCAGGGGTTAGACTCGGACTATATTCTGATTCTGATTGACGGGGAACCCGTGATTGGGCGCACCGCCGGAACGGTTGACTTAACCCGCCTAACGGTGAACAATATTGAGCGAATAGAAATTATTCGTGGTCCTTCTTCTTCGCTCTACGGCAGCGAGGCGATGGCTGGAGTAGTCAATATCATCACGAGCGGTAATGAACCCGGGTGGAATGGCTCGCTGGGCTCACAATTTCGCTCGTTTGGTACTTGGGATACGCAGGCCGAAGCGGGCTATCGCAACGACCGACTGTCGGTTCGGATGTTTGCTAACCGTCTACGCTCCGATGGCTATGATCTAAACGAAGAAACGGTTTCTCAAACGGTCTCCCCTTATGAGGCGCTAACGTTCGGGCCGAAGGTTTCGTATCGTATCAACGATCGGTTAAATCTCCGGATAAGTAGTCGATTCTACCAAGAAAGTAACGAGGATGAAGGTGATGTGGACGTTGCCCCAGGTTCAGACATCATGCTAGAGCGGATAGATAGCAAAAATGTACTTACCGACTGGAATGTACTGCCGATTCTGGAATACCAACCCAGCGACCGGCACAAGATGCAAATACGGCATTACATTACCGGCTATGCAACTGAAACGGACGAAACCTACCAGCGCGATGGCCAAACTTTTAACTATACCACCTTCGACCAATTTTTTCAGCGTAGCGAAGCCCAGTACGACTGGTACGTCAGCGACCAGCATATCATCACGGGGGGCGGCGGGCACCTCACCGAGCGGGTAGAAGCGACTCGTTACGACGATGTGAACCGCTTTTACTCGACCTACGGTTTCGCTCAGTACCAGTGGCAGCCTACTGCCCGTTGGAATGTAGTGGCCGGGGGGCGCTACGATATCCACAGCGACTACGCCGACCGATTCAGTCCTAAGCTGGCGGTGGGCTACGAAGCATTAGACTGGTTGAGTTTACAGGCCTCCTTCGGCGGTGGCTACAAAGCACCTGACTTCCGACAGTTGCTACTTAACTTTACGAACGCTCGGGTGGGCTACAGTGTGCTGGGTTCCCGCATTGTGGAAGAAGAGTTTGCTGAATTCGAGCAGCGGGGGGAAATCAAGCAGGTCTTGATTGATCCGGCTACTGTTGAGGAGATTCAAGCCGAAAGCTCATTGGCCTACAACCTTGGGGTTCGGCTCAAGCGATCCGACCAACTCCGCTGGCAAGTTAATCTTTTCCGAAACGACATTCGTAACCTGATTGATACCGCGCCGATTGCCATCAAAACTAACGACCAAAACATTGTGAGCTACTTCAACTTTGACGAAGTACTGACCCAAGGAGTAGAAACCCAAGTGGACTACGAACCCTACCCCAGCTGGGCGTTTAGCATCAGTTATCAGTACCTGGATACCCGCGACAAGGAGGCCTACCGACGGGTAGAGAACGGTGAGGTTTTTCGCCGTAACGCTGATAATCGTACGGTGCAGGTGACTACGGCTGATTACGGGGGACTAATCAACCGCTCGCGCCATTCGGGTAATGCTAAGCTATTTTATACCAATTCTCGCCACAACTTTGACATATCCTTACGAGGAATCTACCGGGGCCGCTGGGGTGTTGGCGACTTTGACGGCAGTGGTGTATTAGATGCGGATAGCGAATACGCCGATGGTTACTGGCTAGTGAACCTAGCGGCCCGTAAGCACTTCGGCGACTGGCTCACCCTGGAAGCTGGAGCGAATAATCTGACGGATCAAACCAACCCGTTCGAACCGGCTTTAGCCGGACGCACTTTCTTCGCTGGACTACAAGTGAATTTTGTTAAACCTAACCTCTAA
- a CDS encoding LuxR C-terminal-related transcriptional regulator has translation MIQVLVADNQELASAGIQYLLNGETTFQIVSTVNRWEKVSAEVQRYSPDVLVLDYLFLPGFTIAKLSSLQKQYPSLKFFVLTTDTNHARILKIIKMGVFVFLTKDCSRNEIIRAFQAVADGQKFFCNSVLDLLTYPDTQTSPVHPMAASLTKRERQIIQLIAQEYSSENIAKQLSLSPHTINAHRKRILKKLNVTSPVGLIIQSLHLDIIHYQDDQILLTKRET, from the coding sequence ATGATACAGGTTTTAGTGGCGGATAATCAAGAACTGGCTTCAGCCGGAATTCAGTACTTACTGAATGGTGAGACAACTTTTCAGATAGTAAGCACAGTTAACCGTTGGGAAAAGGTTTCTGCCGAAGTACAGCGATATTCGCCCGATGTGCTGGTGTTAGATTATCTTTTTTTACCTGGTTTTACCATCGCCAAGTTGAGTAGCTTGCAAAAGCAGTATCCATCACTCAAGTTTTTTGTGTTAACCACTGATACCAATCACGCTAGGATACTTAAGATAATTAAGATGGGTGTATTTGTTTTTTTAACCAAAGATTGCAGCCGAAACGAAATCATCCGGGCATTCCAAGCAGTGGCCGATGGGCAGAAATTTTTCTGCAACTCTGTGCTCGATTTACTTACGTATCCTGATACTCAAACCTCACCGGTTCATCCAATGGCTGCCTCACTAACTAAACGGGAGCGTCAAATTATTCAGCTTATTGCCCAAGAGTACTCTTCTGAAAATATTGCCAAACAGCTTTCGCTAAGTCCTCATACTATTAATGCCCACCGCAAACGCATACTTAAGAAGCTAAATGTCACCTCACCCGTAGGGCTGATTATCCAATCATTACATTTAGATATTATTCATTATCAAGACGATCAAATTCTACTCACCAAACGTGAGACGTAG
- a CDS encoding N-acetylmuramidase domain-containing protein, which produces MKNSEDSTWLKRLTNRFSERPTKILLIQLGGTLLIALFLILLIAWGVKDDVRGVFIGITLIATVGTTMWLSIRHLRTSYLGTDGRPNPHHNFFFTGTRLLTIVLTLVGLVGALLVYLHHENLFQALGLVVSVIWVAVFLRYFMWSVYHYNINYGLTDEDWEKIESARKREKMGFPVNPEDVKAPDKNPYRSQTFGLPPGTVRGMIAFTLLLGGLSLLIVSFGNEYYTGNQLALIRQQFEFFETAFLMMIAFYFGDKSLKYLQRRWTTNAPEVKDEEGNWIKSKQPSTREPATGFSTTGIESDDQLLQLENWEMDQLEGEPEPSPTPLTQVRNQLSESALSPLPVQLQGGFVQVRDNIHSKVLSDEEIKQALTQLKEEEGIELTMPVVRAVVEVESSGQGHLPNGKPKILFEGHRFSYWLKKQGFTEAEIKNWQRRHPSIVYSRWTTEHYLGGEDEYRRLELARTIDAKSAVYATSWGLFQMLGENLEHNLRERVRKGAAQDDLYYRDYEDFERKQEVSEYHHFLDFLAFIKTKQVDGTPLVDFISEKNRGNYDWDRFAFGYNGSGYKRNQYDLKLRTAYRKYVEIYSGDKEETPTGFIPIIDAGHGGMSDNQYNTQGKQYTFEDGTQIFEGVINRKIGQQLIELLDEAGIPYHNLTVDEEEDVSLTDRVNVANQLYTRNQNYYLLSIHSNAASNQTSGTGKNASGFEVWTSVGQTTSDELATIAAKWYKREFPEFKFRQDMTDGDEDKEKKHQSETFYVLRKTRGSAFLVENLFYDNRLEAEFLLSSQGQRRIARCLFSIIREINQKFSV; this is translated from the coding sequence AAGACGACGTACGCGGAGTATTTATCGGGATCACTCTTATCGCTACGGTAGGAACTACTATGTGGCTGAGCATTAGACATCTCCGAACAAGTTATTTGGGTACCGATGGGCGACCAAACCCACACCACAATTTTTTCTTTACCGGAACACGCTTGCTAACAATTGTACTTACGCTGGTAGGGCTGGTAGGAGCATTACTGGTATACCTTCATCACGAAAATTTGTTTCAGGCACTCGGACTTGTCGTTTCCGTAATTTGGGTAGCGGTCTTCCTTCGCTACTTTATGTGGTCGGTCTACCACTACAATATCAATTACGGCCTAACCGACGAAGACTGGGAGAAAATTGAGTCGGCCCGCAAGCGAGAAAAGATGGGTTTTCCGGTAAACCCAGAAGATGTAAAAGCTCCTGACAAAAACCCTTACCGTAGCCAAACCTTCGGATTACCCCCCGGTACGGTTCGCGGCATGATTGCTTTTACGTTACTGCTAGGCGGACTTTCTTTACTCATTGTCAGCTTTGGAAATGAGTATTACACCGGAAACCAACTAGCCCTTATTCGTCAGCAGTTTGAATTTTTTGAAACGGCTTTCTTGATGATGATTGCTTTTTACTTCGGGGATAAATCCCTCAAGTATTTACAGCGTCGGTGGACGACCAATGCCCCCGAAGTGAAAGATGAAGAAGGCAATTGGATTAAATCTAAGCAACCTTCTACCCGAGAACCAGCAACCGGTTTCTCAACCACAGGAATAGAGTCTGATGATCAATTGCTACAGTTAGAAAACTGGGAAATGGATCAACTAGAAGGAGAACCGGAGCCATCCCCTACTCCACTCACGCAAGTCCGAAATCAGCTTTCAGAATCAGCTTTGTCGCCCCTGCCCGTTCAACTACAGGGTGGGTTTGTACAGGTGCGAGATAACATACACAGTAAAGTACTAAGCGACGAAGAGATAAAACAAGCCTTAACCCAACTGAAGGAAGAAGAAGGAATTGAACTTACCATGCCCGTGGTGCGAGCGGTAGTAGAAGTTGAATCATCGGGGCAGGGTCATCTGCCTAACGGAAAGCCCAAAATTCTCTTTGAAGGTCATCGTTTTTCGTACTGGCTGAAAAAACAGGGGTTTACAGAGGCTGAAATAAAGAATTGGCAACGTAGGCACCCTTCAATTGTATATTCTCGTTGGACCACCGAGCACTACTTAGGAGGAGAAGATGAGTACCGACGACTAGAGCTAGCTCGGACTATCGATGCTAAGTCGGCGGTGTACGCTACTTCTTGGGGATTGTTTCAGATGTTAGGCGAAAACCTGGAGCATAATCTGAGAGAACGAGTCAGGAAAGGTGCTGCTCAAGATGACCTGTACTATCGTGATTACGAAGACTTTGAGCGTAAACAAGAAGTATCAGAGTACCATCACTTCCTCGACTTTCTAGCATTTATTAAAACCAAGCAAGTAGATGGAACGCCCTTAGTGGATTTTATCTCGGAAAAAAATCGGGGTAACTACGATTGGGATCGCTTTGCGTTCGGATACAATGGCTCGGGCTACAAACGTAACCAGTACGACCTTAAGCTAAGAACCGCCTACCGCAAATACGTAGAAATATATTCGGGAGACAAAGAAGAAACACCCACCGGATTTATACCTATTATTGATGCGGGACACGGTGGCATGTCGGACAACCAGTACAATACCCAGGGAAAGCAATATACTTTTGAGGATGGCACCCAAATTTTTGAGGGAGTTATTAACCGAAAAATTGGTCAGCAGCTTATTGAGTTGCTCGACGAAGCAGGTATCCCCTACCACAACCTTACGGTTGACGAAGAGGAGGATGTTAGCTTAACTGACCGAGTGAACGTAGCCAATCAGCTATACACCCGCAATCAAAATTACTACCTTTTATCCATTCACAGTAATGCGGCCAGTAACCAAACTTCCGGAACGGGAAAAAACGCTTCAGGCTTTGAAGTATGGACTAGTGTAGGACAGACTACCAGTGACGAGCTAGCCACCATTGCTGCCAAATGGTATAAGCGAGAGTTTCCTGAATTCAAGTTTCGGCAGGATATGACCGACGGCGATGAAGACAAAGAGAAGAAGCATCAAAGCGAGACGTTTTACGTACTGCGTAAAACCCGGGGTTCCGCGTTCTTAGTAGAAAATCTTTTTTACGATAATCGCCTGGAAGCCGAGTTCTTACTAAGTTCGCAAGGCCAGCGCCGGATTGCCCGTTGCCTCTTCTCAATTATACGAGAAATCAACCAGAAGTTTAGCGTATGA
- a CDS encoding DUF4230 domain-containing protein translates to MIPLRRLLPWGIIVFLLACQPEDRSLVVGKIQQASDLATTEFTVEKIVHGTKTKKIAWFIKLNEARFLAYSQAKIKAGVDLSQIGESDVKIEGQKITLRLPPVKIINFSYPPSSFQEDSVISDPKTFLNSISVADQELFFRNAELDIRNNLEYMGIVETTQNHTRTLLRQLLRSLNYKEVYISFSSDELLIDKVNLTSPTTDD, encoded by the coding sequence ATGATACCGCTTCGTCGTCTTCTACCTTGGGGAATTATTGTATTTCTTCTAGCCTGCCAGCCAGAAGATCGTAGCCTGGTCGTAGGAAAAATTCAGCAAGCCAGCGATTTGGCCACTACCGAGTTTACCGTGGAGAAAATTGTTCACGGCACCAAAACCAAAAAGATTGCTTGGTTCATTAAGCTTAACGAGGCCCGATTTTTAGCCTACTCTCAAGCCAAAATTAAAGCCGGAGTTGACTTATCACAAATCGGAGAAAGTGATGTTAAGATTGAGGGGCAGAAAATTACGTTACGATTGCCTCCGGTAAAAATTATTAATTTTTCGTATCCTCCCAGTAGCTTCCAGGAAGATTCCGTCATTTCTGATCCCAAAACCTTTTTAAATAGCATTAGTGTGGCTGATCAGGAGCTGTTTTTTCGGAATGCTGAGCTAGATATTCGTAATAACCTGGAATACATGGGTATTGTGGAGACTACGCAAAACCATACCCGCACCTTGCTTCGGCAATTACTTCGTTCTCTCAACTATAAGGAAGTGTATATCTCTTTCAGTAGTGATGAATTATTGATAGACAAAGTGAACCTCACCTCACCCACCACTGATGATTAG